The sequence CGAGTCGCTTCAGCTTGGCCGAACGGATTTGGTCGAACTTACCCGAAATAGCTTCGAGGCCAGCTTTTTGCCAGCGGTAGAGAAACAACGTTTACTGCAGGAATTGGATGCGTACTGTATGTCGCATTAACACGCCCGCAACAGTCATACTGCTCCACAGGATCACTTTGTTGAAAATAAGCGCCTGTACGAGCAGTGAAAACCTTCCTCTGACTACCTCTTCGCGCTACCAATACTCTCCCAAACTCATCACAGCGAAGTATTTCATTTTTTGCTTCTTGAGTTTGGTTTAGCACAAAGTTGGAGCATCCACAAAACCATCCACTACCAAACGACATATTTGAGCGACAACGGGAGATCCGCAGTCGAAAGACAAAAAAAAGCCCGCATGACCTTTCGGTTGCGGGCTGAATCCAAACCTTAGGAGGTGTTGGAGGAGACAGGTGTAACTATATCGACTCCTTGACCTGTTGTATGCTGAATTATTCACATACCAGTTATTCATAAGATATATAACTTTCATATAGAGACAAAATTCACACGATCAAAATATTTTTTATCAGAGAAATTGTGCCATCAGATTAAAACGTTTCGCGCGTGACGCAGTCTAATTGATGGTATGAATGATTTCTGGCTCACATATGAATTTATCACCGGGAGAGCGCTATGAATGATAAGGAAAAACGCGATGCATTCGCACGAGAGCTAACACGCCGTTTTGATGAATTTACCAGCTGGGCAATTGAAAACTGGCCGGTCGAATCATTTCCACTGATGCAATCCGACTTCACAGCGACAGGAAAAGATATCAGCGACATTTTGGGACATAAACTTGCTCAAGGCGAAGAAACCGGAGGAGACAACCATGCAGGTAATGTGTCCCAATCTGAGCATGAACCGCAATATGTCAATGTCACGCCAATGCCTTGGCCTTAATAATTGGATGGCAACGCGTGACAGTAAGCTAAGTGCGCACCAATTGAGCACCAATTTTGTGCAAACGCCTCCTCTAAATAAGGAAGTTATTAGAAGTTCGCATTATTTTCACGTAGGTTCTTGCTAGTAACTCTTTTTTCAAGCAATATCGAAAAAGCACCATATATTTTGACTAGCAGCTGAAGCAAACGACAGCGCAGTCAATAGTTTTGCAAGAAATACGCTTAAAAGTCTTCTGATATCGGCACTTAACAATCCCACCTGTGGAGATTACGATGGATACTGTACTGGCCTCACCGCGTTTAACCCGCGCAGGGATTTTGTTTTCAGTAATCGTCGATTATCGGCATTATCAGTGCCTCGTGCCTGCCGCGACCCTTGCGGTATTATCGCATTCTAAAGATCCAAAACTTGACCTATTGACTACTTATCGGGCTTTTCAGACCAAAATTGAGGGCGTTGCACGGCGCGTCATCAATGCTGGTGTCGCAGGTGTTCCGGTGGTTGTGAGCAGCGGATACTTCCACTAGCGCTTGAGCGCATCTCGCAATTTTTAAAAAAAGAAAACGCTCAATATCCAGTTGGGAACAGTAGAAGTTTATGCTTTTTTTTGGTCACTACCGTCCGCCAAACATCATTTTTTACAAGCACATGGCCTCGATGCTTGAAGTAACTAGTTTGTCCTGATCAATCAAAACTGAGGATCGTTACTTGCTCTCGCCCAGTGCTCGCGTTGTAGGTATTGCAGGTGTAACAGGAGCCACGGGTACGATGGGTAAGGCTGGAGTAACGGGCATCGCTGGCGTGATTGCTAGAGATGGACTAAATGTGGAGGGCGTCCTGGACTGTGTTGGTATGGTCGTCTCTGGCAGAGGTGTGAGCTTTTTCTGACAGCCTGCTAACAATCCAGCGGATAAAGCAACGACAATCATTGTTCGACGAATCTGCATACAAAGTCCTTTGTAAAAGACAGCAACAGTGATTTTCTTTCATACTTCTTCTCCGTCCAATTTAGACATCATTTGGATGAATCGTTCCCTCGATATCCAAGACAGACATGTGCGGTCATCGAAGCTTCTTCCAACGTTTATACCTCTTGCGCTCTCTCCAAAGGATGATCTTTACATCAAATGCAACATCGTGCGATTGCTAGTTAACAGCAGCGGGGCACATTACAGTTCTTGCGCGTATAGCTAAACATGATGGCTTAAAAACCATGAGACTTCCAAAAAAATATCGACAAAGAAATTGCACTGGATGTGCAAGTTCCACCGCCATGTATATACTGACAAAGAATTTTTTTAGTACCAACCAACATAAGAACAGCGAGAAATATTATGCAAAATAGTGACGACATTGGTAAGCTCATCCTTCGTGCAACTCTGGCGATATTGATTCTTTTCCACGGAATTTCAAAAATTTTTAATGGTCCTGGTTTTGTCGTCGGCTTAGTCAGCAATGCAGGGTTGCCGCCAGCAGTCGCCTATCTGGTATATGTCGGCGAGGTATTGGCGCCAATAATGATATTGCTAGGCATCTGGACGCGTGTCGGCGCTTTAATCATCGTCATCAATATGTTGTTTGCGTTTTCGCTGGTACACAGCAAACAGCTAATGACCTTGTCCAGCACCGGTGGCTGGGGATTGGAGTTACAGGGATTTTATTTGTTTATAGCGCTCGCGATTTTACTGTTGGGCGCTGGCAGAATGAGCATTGGCGGGCGAGCAGGACGTTGGAACTAAGCGCCTTCGGCTACCGCTTTTATGTTGCATCCAAACCCGCTTAGTTGCGGGTTTTTTTATAGCCTCTAATCTTACGTTTTCCTCTTCTCAAAAAATTATATCGTAATTTGATATAATTCCATTCTTCCATTTCCAACATCGATGCCAAAATGACAGATGAAACTTCTTCTCCGCTCACGAAGCAAGACTTCGAAGCGCTTTCAACATTCCGCTATCAATTACGCAAGTTTTTAAGATTCAGTGAAGAAGCTGCGCAGAGCAACGGTGTCACCCCGCAGCAATATTTGCTGCTATTGCACGTTAAAGGGTCGCCCGGTCGGGACTGGTCGACGGTGGGTGAACTGGCGGAGCGTCTGCAATCACAACACCACAGCGTTGTCGCGCTAGTTTCCCGCTGCGAAAAACTACTGCTTGTACAACGCCGCACCAGCGAAGTCGATCGGCGGCAAGTCAATGTCCATCTTTTACCGGCTGGTGAACGCTGCCTGGCAACCCTCGCCAGCCTCCATCACGAAGAATTAAACACACTGACAGACACCTTCCGTATTCCAAATATCAATGTTAAACATTCATCATGAGCGTTCCTAAACAGGCATCGAATCACGCCCACCTTCATCATTTGCGACGCGATTTTTCAGCCGATCCAAGACTTTTAAAAATCTCATTGATCGCGGTGGTGATCGGCTGCTGCGGGACATTGGCGGCATTTGTATTACTGGCGCTGATTCACCTCTTCACGAATTTATTTTTCTTTCAGACGTGGTCGTTCTCGGTGCGTTCACCGGCTCAGCATCATTTAGGCGTTTGGGTCATCGCCCTGCCAATAATTGGTGGACTGATCGTGGGTCTGATTGCACGTTTTGGTAGCGAAAAAATCCGAGGTCATGGCATCCCGGAAGCGATTGAAGCGATCTTGTTTGGCAAAAGTAAAATGTCGGCCAAGGTCGCCATTTTGAAACCATTATCCTCGGGGATCGTGATCGGCAGCGGCGGACCGTTTGGTGCAGAGGGACCAATCATTATGACAGGTGGTGCTATCGGCTCACTGATTGCACAGCATTTTCACGTGACGTCGGCAGAGCGTAAAACGTTACTGGTTGCCGGTGCCACCGCCGGGATGACGGCTATTTTTGGTACGCCAATTGCTGCGGTATTGCTGGCCGTTGAGTTATTACTGTTCGAATTGCGACCACGTAGCCTGTTGCCTGTGATCGTTGCTTGCACCGTGGCCGGATTTACCCGCCCACTACTGTTGGACGCAGGTCCGCTATTCCCGCTACAAACCGGCGCAGTCGGTCTAGCGACTATGTTCTCTTGCGTGATTGCAGGGATTTGTGGAGGCGCGCTATCGGCCTTTATGTCGACCGCACTGTATAAGATCGAAGATCTGTTTGGCAAGTTGCCGATCCATTGGATGTGGTGGCCGGCAATCGGTGGATTGGCAGTGGGGATTGGCGGATATTTCGAGCCACGTGCGTTGGGCGTCGGTTACGACGTAATTGGTGACCTGCTAAATAATCATTTGGCGTTGCAAGTCGTCGTGAGCCTATTGCTGGTAAAAGCCATTATCTGGATGCTGGCTCTGGGCTCTGGCACGTCCGGCGGCGTGCTCGCGCCGCTGTTGATTATTGGCGCGGGGCTTGGGACCGTCCTTGGCCCACTATTACCCGGTGGTGATATGCATTTGTGGCCGTTGGTTTGCATGGCTGCGGTTTTGGCAGGTGTTTTGGGCGCGCCACTTACGGCTGCGGTATTTGCATTTGGATTGACGCATGACGCTAATGCCCTGCTGCCGCTGCTATTAACCTCGGGCGTAGCGTACGGCTTTACGGTATTAACCATGCGGCGCTCCATCATGACCGAAAAAATCGCCCGTCGCGGCTTTCATATTTATCGTGAATACGGAGTCGATCCACTGGAACGGCAGCATGTCGAAGAAATAAAAAGCGGCGTCGTCGTATCAATACCGTCTGATCTCAACGTAGGGGAAACCTTGACACGATATTTTGGGATAGATCAACAATATCGCTGCTATCCCGTCGTCGATGCAGACCAGCAATTAGTGGGCATGATTGATCGCGCCAGCATTCATCCGCAAGCTGACCCTGCCTCATCCATTGCGATGATATTAAGCCAGTCCGGCCAACATCAATCCCTGATTGTTGCGTTGCCGGGTGAGACCTGCCGTATCGCTGCCGCAAGAATGGCGACACACCACCTGGAAAGATTGCCAGTCGTATCGGATATCCATTCGAAGCGCCTGATCGGCATAATCAGTCGTAGCGATCTGATTAAGACTTATCAATCTTATTTCGACGACGAACAAAAGCGTGAG is a genomic window of Glaciimonas sp. CA11.2 containing:
- a CDS encoding DUF1488 family protein; the encoded protein is MDTVLASPRLTRAGILFSVIVDYRHYQCLVPAATLAVLSHSKDPKLDLLTTYRAFQTKIEGVARRVINAGVAGVPVVVSSGYFH
- a CDS encoding DoxX family protein gives rise to the protein MQNSDDIGKLILRATLAILILFHGISKIFNGPGFVVGLVSNAGLPPAVAYLVYVGEVLAPIMILLGIWTRVGALIIVINMLFAFSLVHSKQLMTLSSTGGWGLELQGFYLFIALAILLLGAGRMSIGGRAGRWN
- a CDS encoding MarR family winged helix-turn-helix transcriptional regulator codes for the protein MTDETSSPLTKQDFEALSTFRYQLRKFLRFSEEAAQSNGVTPQQYLLLLHVKGSPGRDWSTVGELAERLQSQHHSVVALVSRCEKLLLVQRRTSEVDRRQVNVHLLPAGERCLATLASLHHEELNTLTDTFRIPNINVKHSS
- a CDS encoding chloride channel protein, with protein sequence MSVPKQASNHAHLHHLRRDFSADPRLLKISLIAVVIGCCGTLAAFVLLALIHLFTNLFFFQTWSFSVRSPAQHHLGVWVIALPIIGGLIVGLIARFGSEKIRGHGIPEAIEAILFGKSKMSAKVAILKPLSSGIVIGSGGPFGAEGPIIMTGGAIGSLIAQHFHVTSAERKTLLVAGATAGMTAIFGTPIAAVLLAVELLLFELRPRSLLPVIVACTVAGFTRPLLLDAGPLFPLQTGAVGLATMFSCVIAGICGGALSAFMSTALYKIEDLFGKLPIHWMWWPAIGGLAVGIGGYFEPRALGVGYDVIGDLLNNHLALQVVVSLLLVKAIIWMLALGSGTSGGVLAPLLIIGAGLGTVLGPLLPGGDMHLWPLVCMAAVLAGVLGAPLTAAVFAFGLTHDANALLPLLLTSGVAYGFTVLTMRRSIMTEKIARRGFHIYREYGVDPLERQHVEEIKSGVVVSIPSDLNVGETLTRYFGIDQQYRCYPVVDADQQLVGMIDRASIHPQADPASSIAMILSQSGQHQSLIVALPGETCRIAAARMATHHLERLPVVSDIHSKRLIGIISRSDLIKTYQSYFDDEQKRERLFSSPAATKI